The Microbacterium sp. LWO12-1.2 genome includes a window with the following:
- a CDS encoding lysyl oxidase family protein has protein sequence MTRTVQSTRSSRRLLWIVGGAAVLVVAVVGGLMVWNAKSAGTPPPPALPSPSASGISGLLFQDRDGDGAQGRGEPVLSGWTVRVHSTGPVALATAETDASGVFVFPEIENLTPGETTVDVRVQPVVEGPAVTHLPQPTALTQSFTFTLGSSRAVPVTALAPCLSEEQCPDLALPDLAPQLTVLGDDNPPPTETLVDTETQPGRVLLRFASSTANLGGLLHVTAGAVSADSGMQDVQQRIYAPGQVLVRDAGHFVYHAEHHHFHLDEFESYELLAADRRTVVASSTKISFCLTDVVPVDPPARADGDVFLELPPFECGIEEQGINTGYADYYGADLPDQWIDVTGLPSGDYWVRITVDPGGLLLESDTTNNAVEFPVDYRAP, from the coding sequence GTGACGCGTACCGTCCAGAGCACGCGGTCTTCGCGTCGCCTGCTCTGGATCGTCGGGGGTGCGGCGGTGCTCGTCGTCGCGGTCGTGGGGGGTCTCATGGTGTGGAATGCGAAGTCCGCGGGCACCCCGCCCCCTCCGGCGCTGCCGTCGCCATCGGCATCCGGGATCTCCGGCCTCCTCTTCCAGGACCGGGACGGCGACGGTGCGCAGGGCCGTGGAGAGCCGGTGCTGAGCGGCTGGACCGTGCGGGTGCATTCGACGGGACCCGTGGCGCTCGCGACGGCCGAGACCGACGCGTCGGGGGTGTTCGTGTTCCCGGAGATCGAGAACCTGACGCCGGGTGAGACCACGGTAGACGTGCGGGTGCAGCCGGTGGTCGAGGGGCCGGCCGTCACCCACCTGCCGCAGCCCACGGCGCTGACCCAGTCGTTCACGTTCACGCTCGGCAGCAGCCGGGCGGTACCGGTCACCGCCCTCGCCCCGTGCCTTTCGGAAGAGCAGTGCCCCGACCTCGCCCTGCCGGACCTGGCTCCGCAGCTGACAGTACTCGGCGACGACAACCCGCCCCCGACCGAGACTCTGGTCGACACCGAGACCCAGCCCGGACGGGTGCTGCTGCGTTTCGCCTCGTCCACCGCCAACCTCGGCGGGCTGCTGCATGTCACCGCCGGTGCGGTCAGCGCCGACAGCGGGATGCAGGACGTGCAGCAGCGGATCTATGCGCCCGGGCAGGTGCTGGTGCGCGATGCCGGGCACTTCGTGTATCACGCCGAGCATCACCACTTCCATCTGGACGAGTTCGAGAGCTACGAGTTGCTGGCCGCCGATCGCCGAACGGTGGTGGCGTCCAGCACCAAGATCAGCTTCTGTCTGACCGATGTCGTCCCGGTGGATCCGCCAGCGCGCGCGGACGGCGACGTGTTCCTCGAGCTGCCTCCCTTCGAGTGCGGGATCGAGGAGCAGGGGATCAACACGGGCTACGCGGACTACTACGGCGCTGACCTACCCGACCAGTGGATCGACGTCACCGGCCTCCCCTCAGGGGACTACTGGGTCCGCATCACGGTGGATCCGGGCGGACTGCTGCTCGAATCCGACACCACCAACAACGCGGTGGAGTTCCCGGTCGACTATCGCGCACCGTAG
- a CDS encoding class C sortase: MITSDSQEGALPPPPATHARREQRRPSRRWRPSALLILTVIAAVAGATVLTYSPAASWLSSYNQSLLVGDYGDDVDAAAPGPAAQLAEAHRYNDALSSGALLAAHANVPEGDGVIEGGFDYDNVLRTPSGVMSRIQIPGIGVDLPVYHGTSEQTLLRGAGHLEGTSLPIGGESTHAVITAHRGLADATMFTDLNRVEVGDLFTVNTFGEVLTYRVVDTRVVDPADTTSIRQEAGRDLVTLVTCTPLGINSHRILVTGERATPTPPGALEAATGPSEAPGFPWWLLGYGAALAAIAGYAGWAGRTREAVPDARRRPIRHDRVS; the protein is encoded by the coding sequence ATGATCACCAGTGACTCTCAGGAGGGCGCACTCCCTCCGCCCCCGGCGACGCACGCTCGTCGGGAGCAGCGCCGTCCGAGTCGGCGCTGGCGGCCGAGCGCGCTCCTCATCCTGACCGTCATCGCGGCGGTCGCCGGTGCGACCGTGCTCACCTACTCGCCGGCAGCGAGCTGGCTCTCCTCCTACAACCAGTCCCTTCTCGTCGGAGACTACGGCGACGACGTGGATGCTGCTGCCCCTGGTCCGGCGGCGCAGCTCGCCGAGGCGCACCGCTACAACGACGCACTCTCGTCGGGAGCGCTGCTCGCTGCGCACGCCAATGTGCCGGAAGGCGACGGTGTCATCGAGGGCGGATTCGACTACGACAACGTGCTGCGAACGCCCTCAGGCGTGATGTCCCGCATTCAGATTCCCGGAATCGGCGTCGACTTGCCGGTCTACCACGGAACGAGTGAGCAGACCCTGCTGCGTGGTGCCGGTCACCTCGAAGGAACATCCCTCCCGATCGGTGGTGAAAGCACTCACGCCGTCATCACCGCGCACCGCGGACTCGCCGATGCCACGATGTTCACCGACCTGAACCGCGTCGAGGTGGGCGATCTCTTCACCGTCAACACCTTCGGCGAGGTGCTGACCTATCGGGTGGTCGACACGCGCGTCGTGGATCCGGCCGATACCACCAGCATCCGGCAGGAGGCGGGACGGGACCTCGTCACGCTCGTGACCTGCACGCCACTGGGCATCAACAGCCACCGCATCCTCGTCACCGGTGAGCGCGCGACTCCGACGCCCCCTGGCGCGCTCGAAGCGGCCACCGGCCCCTCCGAGGCACCCGGATTCCCCTGGTGGCTCCTCGGCTACGGTGCTGCACTGGCTGCTATCGCCGGCTATGCCGGGTGGGCGGGGCGGACCAGGGAGGCGGTTCCGGATGCGCGGCGGCGTCCGATACGGCACGATCGGGTCTCATGA
- a CDS encoding SpaH/EbpB family LPXTG-anchored major pilin codes for MTSLTRTRVRRATALTAALSLGALGVLTAGVAAQAAEIDPDQLGSITIHKFANPGNGAANPDGTGTQPNTDPIADVVFEYCLINGIDLFDGTNTGWDAINAITQAQKNAAQTGATLAGYDLTGCQTVTTGVDGTVTTPDLATGPYFVREIDAPSNVVAPALPFIVTVPTPAVNEGVAGDPLDGEWVYDVHVYPKNTIAEGPRKNIVDQEENGAALGAAIDYQVTTKIPALAEGQTYDSFVLTDTLDSKLTPNTDLTTVSVSVFGGATFVQGTDYTPAWAGQTLTVTFTPTGLAKLAADQNVVVAFEAAANAVGDIVNIAYVNINDFELTPGTPNGPGGSPTNEVSTRWGNLTAIKVNASDETDGLAGAQFEIYMGLTEGAGCAADIDTLDVVTEPGTTTPLVVTSAADGTVVFPGLWVGDTELEIAADGTVTDVNTPGHDYSERCYVLKEIAAPAGFVLPIGAAALTEVIVAAGDNGTVPLIAIDNTQQGVPTLPFTGADGQLALTIAGIALAAIAVGGVLITRRRAQAQA; via the coding sequence ATGACTTCACTCACACGTACGCGTGTGCGTCGGGCCACCGCGCTGACTGCAGCGCTGTCGCTCGGGGCGCTGGGCGTCCTGACCGCGGGGGTTGCGGCCCAGGCGGCGGAGATCGACCCCGATCAGCTCGGATCGATCACGATCCACAAGTTCGCGAACCCGGGCAACGGTGCGGCGAACCCTGATGGAACCGGCACGCAGCCGAACACGGACCCGATCGCCGATGTGGTGTTCGAGTACTGCCTGATCAACGGTATCGACCTGTTCGACGGCACCAACACCGGGTGGGACGCGATCAACGCGATCACCCAGGCTCAGAAGAACGCCGCACAGACCGGTGCGACGCTCGCCGGTTACGACCTGACCGGGTGCCAGACGGTGACCACCGGAGTCGACGGCACGGTCACGACCCCTGATCTGGCGACGGGACCGTACTTCGTGCGCGAGATCGACGCACCGAGCAATGTGGTCGCACCCGCCCTCCCGTTCATCGTGACGGTTCCGACGCCGGCGGTGAACGAGGGCGTCGCAGGTGATCCGCTCGACGGTGAGTGGGTCTACGACGTGCACGTCTACCCGAAGAACACGATCGCCGAGGGCCCGCGAAAGAACATCGTCGACCAGGAGGAGAACGGAGCCGCTCTGGGCGCTGCGATCGACTACCAGGTGACGACGAAGATCCCGGCACTGGCGGAGGGGCAGACGTACGACTCGTTCGTTCTCACCGACACGCTCGACTCGAAGCTCACCCCGAACACCGACCTCACCACCGTGAGCGTCTCGGTCTTCGGTGGGGCGACCTTCGTGCAGGGTACGGACTACACGCCGGCGTGGGCGGGGCAGACCCTGACGGTCACCTTCACCCCGACCGGACTCGCGAAGCTCGCTGCCGACCAGAACGTCGTCGTGGCGTTCGAGGCCGCCGCGAACGCCGTCGGCGACATCGTCAACATCGCGTACGTGAACATCAACGACTTCGAACTGACTCCGGGAACGCCGAACGGCCCTGGTGGCTCGCCGACGAACGAGGTCAGCACGCGATGGGGCAACCTGACCGCGATCAAGGTGAACGCCTCCGATGAGACCGATGGTCTTGCGGGCGCACAGTTCGAGATCTACATGGGTCTGACGGAAGGCGCCGGTTGCGCCGCCGACATCGACACTCTCGACGTCGTCACCGAACCCGGCACCACGACCCCCCTCGTGGTGACCTCCGCTGCCGACGGCACGGTGGTGTTCCCCGGTCTGTGGGTCGGCGACACCGAGCTCGAGATCGCCGCAGACGGCACGGTCACCGACGTGAACACGCCTGGTCACGACTACTCCGAGCGCTGCTACGTGCTCAAGGAGATCGCCGCCCCGGCCGGTTTCGTCCTGCCGATCGGCGCTGCGGCACTCACAGAGGTCATCGTCGCCGCAGGTGACAACGGCACCGTGCCGCTGATCGCGATCGACAACACGCAGCAGGGCGTCCCGACGCTGCCCTTCACCGGTGCTGACGGTCAGCTCGCTCTCACGATCGCCGGCATCGCGCTGGCTGCGATCGCCGTCGGCGGTGTGCTGATCACTCGCCGTCGCGCTCAGGCTCAGGCCTGA
- a CDS encoding prealbumin-like fold domain-containing protein, whose protein sequence is MPSVIGASSAVAAPVSGVVNTYQAVSGIAGGVVTVSGAPRGASASFAVGDRVMLVQMTGVSPAVAGSNMGNYDVATITSISGADIGLSAITRTYSPGSEAVQLVRLVHDPASTTIVGDITAAPWDGATGGVIALSGGALELDGDIDASGAGFTSALPPTSAVTTSASTGPGTPTGRGQNGSISGPAANIAGAGGGGVGGGGGGAVGTAGAGGGIAGGGSAESAAEAPGTNGAAAGTPFFYGGTPSGAGGGGGVIGGGGGGGADVVASISSGASGGGGGTDGGGAGGDVIAENLARYIGAGGGGTRGVANGGDGLIGGASGSDPITSANEGSAGGGGGSYGGGGGAPSNSSGGDDSSGGGGGGSWTGGGSGGTGGVGQANVPYPAGGDGNTAVAAPLPDSAHYLNLANPRLMMGGAGGRGSQESGFSDGGAGGGIVFLDFASIEGAGAVRADGGQGASPAGGGAHSGSGGGAGGQMRVRAQSVDAPLLLTANGGIGGAPTANLYHAGVSGGGGGAGGIWVELLDAPTSCPADGAPNVTFELGGGNGGTSITNPKNNLPSGTGGAGGTGLGCVSPLQVPELTFDKSSDPTPGTAVKPGDEITYAVTIENTGTVVSEDGLVTDDMSEVLDKATLVAPPSVTCAPVANSCGEVLFTGGDTEFSWQSTPAVPMDGGTTAMVTYTVLIDDDATGTVGNLLVEPDVRVEHPIIEWSKTSDVGDGVLVAPGDTVIYTISVSNTGAVDAASFSAVDDLSDVVDDATLDVGSIAVSPAGLGVVVFDPVAETLTWTGALPAGETVEVSYAVVVDEDAAGELRNAFFDTTVVNPISAALQWNKVGDTADAELLTGAEWELTPLDGDGEPAGPAVAVVDCVEVPCTGTDTDPVGGQFLVEGLTPGEYRLVETRAPVGFVLDPTPILVTVLDTTSVTVLDDIVNTQQPTPVLPFTGGFGADHLLMIGGGLLVLMTGLGAWQAIRRRRTA, encoded by the coding sequence GTGCCCTCGGTGATCGGGGCCTCTTCGGCTGTCGCCGCGCCCGTCAGTGGTGTCGTGAACACGTATCAGGCCGTTTCCGGTATCGCCGGAGGGGTCGTCACCGTCAGCGGTGCGCCGCGCGGAGCATCCGCTTCCTTCGCTGTCGGCGATCGGGTGATGCTCGTGCAGATGACGGGTGTCTCGCCCGCCGTGGCGGGGTCGAACATGGGCAACTACGACGTCGCGACCATCACCTCGATCTCGGGGGCGGACATCGGTCTCTCCGCGATCACGCGCACGTACTCCCCGGGCTCGGAGGCGGTGCAGTTGGTGCGCCTGGTGCACGATCCCGCCAGCACGACGATCGTGGGCGACATCACCGCCGCCCCGTGGGACGGCGCCACGGGGGGAGTGATCGCCCTGTCGGGGGGAGCGCTCGAGCTCGACGGCGATATCGACGCCAGCGGTGCCGGATTCACGAGCGCCCTGCCGCCGACCAGCGCTGTGACCACCAGCGCCAGCACCGGGCCCGGAACGCCGACAGGGCGTGGTCAGAATGGGTCGATCTCCGGTCCCGCGGCGAACATCGCCGGAGCGGGCGGAGGCGGCGTCGGCGGTGGTGGCGGTGGCGCCGTCGGCACCGCCGGTGCGGGTGGCGGAATCGCCGGGGGAGGGTCGGCAGAATCAGCCGCCGAAGCCCCGGGCACGAACGGCGCGGCGGCGGGAACTCCATTCTTCTACGGTGGTACACCCAGCGGCGCCGGCGGCGGCGGTGGAGTGATCGGCGGCGGGGGCGGCGGTGGCGCAGACGTCGTCGCGAGCATCTCGTCCGGCGCATCGGGTGGTGGTGGCGGCACCGATGGCGGTGGCGCCGGCGGTGACGTCATCGCCGAGAACCTGGCGCGATACATCGGCGCCGGTGGCGGTGGAACTCGCGGAGTGGCGAACGGCGGCGACGGTCTGATCGGCGGGGCGAGCGGTTCCGACCCGATCACGAGTGCCAACGAAGGCAGTGCCGGCGGCGGAGGCGGGTCCTACGGCGGAGGCGGCGGCGCGCCGTCGAACAGCTCCGGGGGCGACGACTCCTCCGGCGGTGGTGGCGGCGGCAGCTGGACCGGCGGCGGATCCGGTGGTACCGGCGGTGTCGGACAGGCGAACGTGCCGTACCCGGCAGGAGGCGACGGCAACACCGCCGTCGCGGCGCCGCTCCCTGATTCCGCCCACTACCTGAACCTGGCGAACCCGCGTCTCATGATGGGCGGTGCCGGCGGACGCGGTAGTCAGGAGTCCGGCTTCAGCGATGGGGGTGCCGGTGGCGGCATCGTGTTCCTCGACTTCGCCTCGATCGAGGGTGCGGGTGCCGTCCGCGCCGACGGCGGCCAGGGCGCGAGTCCGGCCGGAGGAGGTGCCCATTCCGGTTCGGGGGGCGGCGCGGGTGGCCAGATGCGCGTACGCGCGCAGTCGGTGGATGCGCCGCTGCTGCTGACCGCGAACGGCGGGATCGGTGGCGCGCCGACGGCGAACCTCTACCACGCCGGTGTCTCAGGAGGCGGCGGTGGGGCCGGAGGCATCTGGGTCGAGCTGCTCGACGCACCGACGAGCTGCCCGGCCGATGGTGCCCCGAACGTGACGTTCGAGCTCGGTGGTGGCAACGGCGGCACGTCGATCACGAACCCGAAGAACAACCTGCCCTCGGGGACCGGTGGTGCCGGCGGCACGGGCCTCGGCTGCGTGAGCCCCCTCCAGGTGCCGGAGCTCACGTTCGACAAGTCGTCTGATCCGACCCCCGGCACGGCGGTGAAGCCGGGCGATGAGATCACGTATGCGGTCACGATCGAGAACACCGGCACGGTGGTGTCGGAAGACGGCCTGGTCACGGATGACATGTCGGAAGTGCTCGACAAGGCGACACTTGTGGCTCCTCCTTCGGTCACGTGTGCACCGGTTGCGAACTCGTGTGGCGAGGTCCTCTTCACGGGTGGTGACACGGAGTTCAGCTGGCAGTCGACGCCTGCGGTGCCGATGGACGGCGGGACGACGGCGATGGTGACCTACACGGTGCTCATCGATGATGATGCGACGGGCACGGTGGGAAACCTGCTGGTGGAGCCGGACGTGCGGGTGGAGCATCCGATCATCGAGTGGTCGAAGACGAGCGATGTCGGCGACGGTGTGCTCGTCGCACCGGGAGACACGGTGATCTACACGATCTCGGTGTCGAACACGGGCGCGGTCGACGCGGCATCGTTCTCAGCTGTCGATGACCTGAGTGATGTGGTCGACGATGCGACGCTCGATGTCGGTTCGATCGCGGTCAGCCCGGCGGGTCTGGGTGTGGTCGTATTCGACCCGGTGGCGGAGACGCTGACGTGGACGGGTGCTCTGCCTGCGGGCGAGACGGTGGAGGTCAGCTACGCGGTGGTGGTGGACGAGGATGCGGCCGGTGAACTCCGCAACGCGTTCTTCGATACGACTGTCGTGAACCCGATCTCGGCAGCCCTGCAGTGGAACAAGGTCGGCGACACGGCCGATGCCGAGCTGTTGACCGGCGCCGAGTGGGAGCTGACTCCGCTGGACGGTGACGGTGAACCGGCCGGTCCCGCGGTCGCCGTCGTGGACTGCGTCGAGGTTCCGTGCACCGGAACGGACACCGATCCGGTGGGTGGTCAGTTCCTCGTCGAGGGACTGACTCCGGGCGAGTACCGCCTCGTTGAGACGCGCGCTCCGGTCGGGTTCGTGCTCGATCCCACGCCGATTCTCGTGACGGTGCTCGATACGACCTCTGTCACGGTGCTCGACGACATCGTCAACACTCAGCAGCCGACGCCCGTGCTGCCGTTCACGGGTGGGTTCGGCGCTGACCATCTGCTGATGATCGGTGGCGGCCTCCTGGTGCTGATGACAGGACTCGGTGCGTGGCAGGCGATCCGCCGCCGACGCACCGCATGA
- a CDS encoding GntR family transcriptional regulator, with protein MTDLSEQAGDAARRRLTLLLRAAITRGDYPDRLPTDDELAAAYDVPRAVVRDALTALSDVGILTRTRGMGTLPTDNRPASFNLLSMQVEGGVPQYSMHPRVIDIATVPTPEMVAARLPTAGAEVLRVEYLSMPDEQIDGVSTGFFVLPKAEPLRTADFGDNVYSFLAAAGLAVSATDFVIGAITAGDSLALRLRARAASAVLFLEQTIYDDAGDPLSFSVVAMRGDRLAVFSHAHG; from the coding sequence ATGACCGATCTGAGTGAACAAGCCGGCGATGCCGCACGGCGCCGGCTGACTCTGCTGCTGCGCGCCGCGATCACCCGGGGGGACTATCCCGACCGTCTGCCGACCGACGATGAGCTCGCGGCTGCCTACGATGTGCCGCGCGCCGTGGTGCGCGATGCGCTGACCGCACTGTCGGATGTCGGCATCCTCACCCGCACCCGTGGCATGGGGACCCTGCCGACCGACAACCGGCCCGCGTCCTTCAACCTGCTGTCGATGCAGGTCGAAGGCGGGGTGCCGCAGTACAGCATGCATCCGCGCGTGATCGACATCGCCACGGTGCCGACTCCGGAGATGGTGGCGGCACGTCTGCCCACTGCGGGCGCTGAGGTGCTGCGCGTCGAGTACCTCTCGATGCCCGATGAGCAGATCGACGGCGTCTCGACCGGGTTCTTCGTGCTGCCGAAGGCCGAGCCCTTGCGGACCGCCGACTTCGGAGACAACGTCTACAGCTTCCTGGCCGCGGCGGGGCTCGCCGTGTCGGCGACCGACTTCGTGATCGGAGCGATCACGGCCGGCGACTCCCTGGCGCTGCGGCTGCGGGCCCGAGCCGCGAGTGCCGTGCTGTTCCTCGAACAGACCATCTACGACGACGCGGGTGATCCGCTGAGCTTCTCGGTGGTCGCGATGCGGGGCGACAGACTGGCCGTGTTCTCGCACGCCCACGGCTGA
- a CDS encoding GntR family transcriptional regulator, giving the protein MKRDASQHLREPDGNAERRRLNLLLRSAIGRGDYPRGRLPREWELMDAAGATRAVVRDSLRELAESGVVSREPGLGTRTGVLPSIFGLRAFHGVDGVPEQSTYPRVTDRSVIRTPPVVAARIPECGPEVLRVEYIAVAQEFPGAVSTNYFVLPRADALRDADFGHNIYAFLANGGIRLSASELLIGAAEADPFTAGRLAMEPGAPVLTLEQIMYDEAGVAICFSTVAQRGDRVRYFAHNVTAGVRPVDGDAVQDAAEEGAPTA; this is encoded by the coding sequence GTGAAACGGGATGCATCGCAGCATCTGCGCGAACCGGACGGCAATGCCGAACGGCGCAGACTGAACCTTCTGCTGCGGTCGGCGATCGGCCGCGGCGACTATCCCCGAGGTCGGCTTCCTCGGGAATGGGAACTGATGGACGCGGCCGGTGCCACGCGCGCGGTCGTGCGGGACTCGCTGCGCGAGCTGGCCGAGTCGGGGGTCGTGTCCCGAGAGCCAGGGCTGGGCACCCGCACCGGGGTGCTTCCGTCGATCTTCGGCCTCCGGGCGTTCCACGGCGTCGACGGGGTCCCCGAGCAGTCCACCTATCCGCGCGTGACGGACCGGTCGGTGATCCGTACCCCGCCGGTGGTCGCCGCACGGATCCCGGAGTGCGGGCCTGAGGTGCTGCGCGTCGAGTACATCGCGGTGGCGCAGGAGTTCCCCGGGGCCGTGTCGACCAACTACTTCGTGCTGCCGCGTGCCGATGCGCTGCGCGATGCGGACTTCGGCCACAACATCTACGCATTCCTCGCGAACGGTGGCATCCGCCTGTCGGCGAGTGAACTGCTCATCGGTGCGGCCGAGGCCGACCCGTTCACGGCCGGGCGTCTGGCCATGGAACCGGGAGCGCCGGTGCTCACCCTCGAGCAGATCATGTACGACGAGGCGGGTGTGGCGATCTGCTTCTCGACCGTCGCCCAACGCGGTGACCGGGTGCGCTACTTCGCCCACAACGTCACGGCAGGCGTGCGACCCGTCGACGGAGATGCCGTTCAGGATGCCGCGGAAGAGGGCGCTCCGACGGCGTAG
- a CDS encoding RNA-binding S4 domain-containing protein, producing the protein MTNSAPIDDVSIGGDMIRLGQFLKYSGLLDSGGDAKEVVIDGYVTVNGEVDRRRGRQLHDGDLVSFEGRTVRVRP; encoded by the coding sequence ATGACGAACTCCGCTCCGATCGACGACGTATCCATCGGCGGCGACATGATCCGCCTCGGCCAGTTCCTGAAGTACTCGGGTCTGCTCGACTCCGGCGGCGACGCCAAGGAGGTCGTGATCGACGGCTACGTGACCGTCAACGGCGAGGTCGACCGCCGCCGCGGGCGCCAGTTGCACGACGGCGACCTGGTGAGCTTCGAAGGCCGCACGGTCCGCGTCCGCCCCTGA
- a CDS encoding helix-turn-helix transcriptional regulator, producing the protein MNPSLRDSHASTDQSGVDRASAAEDTALQDVVAELGIALESRNWRGAVGLIGQHWSALLDRPGDLLDDALRRIPLSAFEHDTRAAAVRDIRLHSSADAVDRMLGDVPVPDAGDLVALEAIARSERALSLLSVASARMIAFRVRGRLVSATRLAELVERFGRIAVVHQPALLTDRLPAALLQAGITRGLADDIPGALITLRDAYERGPGARVRYVERDAAGKAAFFSSLAGDLDQAEVWLERLDASPPAHGWFGPRVALTADIARAVIATEMLNHDAAAAALGQLDQPVNAEQGWGAGVTFARARYALAWGDRLSAIEMVRRDRARYADWLGESSALGPMLAQAEVELLLSVGQLQKARRAVASDPSQPASIIALARMELVSGSYDLAARHAAAALARPQSSRIRTEALAILAPAQRRVSDPAAAAQTAAHLRDAIRANGLSFVGVGVPAEDRRELELDQNDPTRAVRDPFTVLEQPIRITRQQSIVLQGLEKGWSLREIATREHLSHNTMKTHARGLYQRLGVSSRDEAIARAYEVGLL; encoded by the coding sequence ATGAACCCCAGCCTCCGCGACTCCCACGCCTCGACCGACCAGTCGGGTGTCGATCGCGCGTCCGCAGCGGAGGACACTGCACTCCAGGACGTCGTCGCCGAACTCGGCATCGCTCTCGAGAGTCGGAACTGGCGCGGAGCCGTCGGTCTGATCGGACAGCACTGGTCCGCTCTGCTCGATCGACCGGGGGACCTGCTCGACGACGCCTTGCGGCGTATCCCGCTCAGCGCCTTCGAGCACGACACCCGCGCGGCCGCGGTGCGCGACATCCGGCTTCACAGCTCCGCCGATGCCGTGGATCGGATGCTCGGAGACGTCCCCGTGCCCGATGCCGGAGATCTCGTGGCGCTCGAAGCGATCGCCCGCTCGGAACGCGCCCTCAGCCTGCTGAGCGTCGCCTCGGCGCGCATGATCGCGTTCCGAGTGCGCGGGCGGCTGGTCAGTGCGACGAGGCTCGCCGAACTCGTCGAGAGATTCGGCCGCATCGCCGTGGTCCACCAACCCGCCCTCCTGACCGACCGTCTTCCGGCGGCGCTGCTTCAGGCAGGAATCACCAGAGGGCTCGCCGATGACATCCCGGGCGCGCTGATCACTCTGCGCGACGCCTACGAGCGTGGGCCCGGTGCTCGCGTCCGCTATGTCGAGAGGGATGCGGCGGGCAAGGCGGCCTTCTTCAGTTCGTTGGCGGGCGACCTGGATCAGGCGGAGGTGTGGCTCGAACGCCTTGATGCCTCACCGCCGGCCCATGGATGGTTCGGGCCGAGGGTCGCCTTGACCGCGGACATCGCACGTGCCGTGATTGCCACCGAGATGCTGAACCATGATGCGGCCGCGGCGGCGTTGGGTCAGCTCGACCAGCCGGTGAACGCGGAGCAGGGATGGGGAGCGGGTGTCACCTTCGCGCGGGCGCGGTATGCGCTCGCATGGGGTGACCGGCTCAGCGCGATCGAGATGGTGCGTCGAGATCGCGCGCGATACGCGGATTGGCTCGGGGAGAGCAGCGCGCTCGGCCCGATGCTCGCGCAGGCGGAGGTGGAACTGCTGCTCTCGGTCGGCCAGCTCCAGAAGGCTCGACGGGCGGTCGCATCGGACCCGTCGCAGCCGGCGAGCATCATCGCGCTGGCGCGCATGGAACTGGTGAGCGGGTCGTACGATCTCGCCGCTCGCCACGCCGCGGCGGCACTGGCGCGTCCGCAATCGTCGAGGATTCGGACGGAAGCACTCGCGATCCTCGCTCCCGCGCAACGACGAGTCTCCGATCCGGCCGCGGCTGCGCAGACGGCCGCTCACCTGCGTGATGCGATCCGTGCCAACGGTCTCAGCTTCGTCGGCGTGGGGGTCCCCGCCGAAGATCGTCGGGAGCTGGAGCTCGACCAGAACGACCCGACACGCGCGGTGCGAGATCCGTTCACAGTCCTGGAGCAGCCGATCCGCATCACGCGGCAGCAGAGCATCGTGCTGCAGGGACTGGAGAAGGGATGGAGCCTGCGGGAGATCGCGACCAGAGAGCACCTGTCGCACAACACGATGAAGACGCACGCGCGCGGCCTGTACCAGAGACTCGGCGTGAGCAGTCGCGACGAGGCGATCGCTCGCGCCTACGAGGTGGGACTGCTCTGA